In a genomic window of Sulfurimonas denitrificans DSM 1251:
- a CDS encoding FAD:protein FMN transferase, with protein MFWLLEAKTTSRTQVIMSTFITIKTDKKNEKYIEDGFEIMKSVDMSLSSYNKDAKVFLLNKNLHVSLDAYLYEALSLCKYYYKVSYGYFDITVGSITKDLYRFGEDERVASASELKSAKIDFNALKFNEKEAFIEDGMKVDLGGMGKGFGVQKVADYLKKMQVDDAIISASGDIRCLSTCKIEVQNPFDEESRLLSFETLKSDMGISTSGNYNRYILSKENNHLIDPKAKKPQMLFASITLISSLSSASLDAYATAASVMPTNKAYEFLDTLDVAYIIVQSDKEIVISKNIASYVKNLSNFSK; from the coding sequence ATGTTTTGGCTCCTAGAAGCCAAAACAACTTCTCGTACACAAGTTATAATGTCCACTTTCATAACAATAAAAACCGATAAAAAAAACGAAAAATACATTGAAGATGGTTTTGAAATTATGAAAAGTGTAGATATGTCTCTCTCTTCATATAACAAAGACGCAAAAGTTTTTCTATTAAATAAAAATCTACATGTATCTTTAGATGCTTATTTATACGAGGCGCTATCTTTATGTAAATATTACTATAAAGTAAGTTATGGCTATTTTGATATAACAGTTGGCTCAATTACAAAAGATTTGTATAGATTTGGCGAGGATGAAAGGGTTGCAAGTGCTTCGGAGTTAAAGAGTGCTAAAATTGATTTTAATGCTCTTAAGTTTAATGAAAAAGAGGCGTTTATAGAAGATGGGATGAAAGTAGATTTGGGTGGTATGGGAAAAGGTTTTGGTGTCCAAAAAGTAGCAGACTATTTAAAGAAAATGCAAGTAGATGATGCGATAATCTCTGCAAGTGGAGATATAAGATGTTTATCTACATGTAAGATAGAGGTTCAAAACCCCTTTGATGAAGAGTCTAGACTACTCTCATTTGAGACACTTAAAAGTGATATGGGTATCTCAACGAGTGGAAACTACAATAGATATATTTTATCAAAAGAGAATAATCATCTAATTGATCCAAAAGCGAAAAAACCACAAATGCTTTTTGCCTCTATAACGCTTATAAGTTCTCTCTCTAGCGCTTCTTTAGATGCTTATGCAACGGCTGCCTCTGTTATGCCAACAAATAAAGCGTATGAGTTTTTAGATACTCTTGATGTCGCTTATATCATTGTGCAGAGTGATAAAGAGATAGTAATAAGTAAAAATATAGCTTCATACGTAAAAAATCTATCTAATTTTTCTAAATAA
- a CDS encoding FMN-binding protein, producing MKHISLFFLIFLALPLSAKLLILPAEAMQKNYGPEATISEENLLLTNAQAQKIQQESKTKLSTNIVKVFKATKNSTTLGYGILINEKVRSKNAVVLYVISDESTLKSIEIVAFNEPMEYLPSKKWVLQLSSTGDVPNTTGATMSAKNIIDGSKKALAIYKEMLKGK from the coding sequence ATGAAGCATATTTCACTTTTTTTTCTCATATTTTTGGCACTTCCTTTAAGTGCCAAACTACTTATACTTCCAGCAGAAGCTATGCAGAAAAATTATGGACCCGAAGCAACAATTAGTGAAGAAAATTTATTGCTTACAAACGCTCAAGCACAAAAAATACAACAAGAATCAAAAACAAAATTATCTACCAACATTGTTAAAGTATTTAAAGCTACAAAAAATAGTACTACTCTAGGCTATGGGATTCTTATAAATGAAAAAGTACGCTCTAAAAATGCTGTCGTTTTATATGTTATTTCCGACGAATCAACTTTAAAAAGTATTGAGATTGTAGCTTTTAATGAGCCTATGGAGTATTTACCATCAAAAAAGTGGGTTTTACAGCTTAGTAGCACAGGCGATGTGCCAAATACTACAGGGGCAACCATGAGTGCAAAAAACATAATAGACGGTTCCAAAAAAGCTCTCGCTATCTATAAAGAAATGCTTAAAGGCAAATAG
- a CDS encoding bifunctional 3,4-dihydroxy-2-butanone 4-phosphate synthase/GTP cyclohydrolase II, translating into MTPTQRVLEAIEEIKRGRMVIMIDDEDRENEGDLVYASAFSTPVHVNFMATHARGLICVAINRSIATRLALNPMVSSNTSSYETAFTVSVDAKNALTGISAGERDDTIKILANPISHADELVKPGHIFPLIAKDGGTLVRTGHTEGSVDLCRLAGLSESAVICEIIKEDGTMARRDDLDIFGEKHNLKTVFISDIVEYRLANERLVSEASVEEIEFFDTKVKKHTFLDHDKIEHTAIVFHKITSVANVRVHNVIPDIELLLNQKKYHNLISSIEYLKQNSGVLIFINKPTHNDNAAMKEFGIGAQILKSFGISKMNLLSSSSHTEFVGLSGFALEINEIIDI; encoded by the coding sequence ATGACACCTACACAAAGAGTATTAGAGGCTATTGAAGAGATAAAACGAGGGCGAATGGTTATCATGATAGATGATGAAGATAGAGAAAATGAGGGCGATTTAGTTTATGCTTCAGCATTTTCTACTCCTGTGCATGTAAACTTTATGGCTACACATGCAAGAGGACTTATTTGTGTTGCGATAAACAGATCTATTGCAACAAGACTTGCATTAAACCCGATGGTAAGCTCAAACACATCTTCTTATGAGACAGCATTTACGGTCTCTGTTGATGCAAAAAATGCGCTCACTGGTATATCTGCTGGAGAGAGAGACGATACTATTAAGATTTTGGCAAATCCTATAAGTCATGCAGATGAGCTTGTAAAACCTGGGCATATATTTCCTCTTATAGCAAAAGACGGTGGAACGCTTGTTAGAACTGGACATACTGAAGGCTCTGTTGATTTGTGTCGTTTAGCTGGGCTTAGTGAGTCAGCTGTTATATGCGAGATAATAAAAGAAGATGGCACTATGGCTCGTCGTGATGATCTTGATATATTTGGAGAGAAACATAACCTTAAAACAGTTTTTATCTCTGATATAGTTGAGTATCGTCTTGCTAATGAGAGGCTTGTAAGTGAAGCTAGTGTTGAGGAGATAGAATTTTTTGATACGAAAGTTAAAAAACACACTTTTTTAGATCACGATAAGATAGAACACACTGCGATTGTTTTTCATAAAATTACATCAGTAGCAAATGTAAGAGTTCATAATGTTATACCAGATATAGAACTTTTACTAAATCAAAAAAAATACCACAACCTTATCTCTTCCATAGAGTATCTAAAACAAAACAGTGGAGTTCTTATCTTTATAAATAAGCCAACACACAACGATAACGCTGCGATGAAAGAGTTTGGAATAGGGGCTCAGATACTTAAGTCTTTTGGTATCTCAAAGATGAATCTTCTCTCATCTTCTAGCCATACTGAATTTGTAGGGCTTAGTGGATTTGCTTTAGAGATAAATGAAATTATAGATATTTAG